AAGATTAACAATACTATATGTAGAAAAGAATGCGGGGCGATACCAATGTTAGAGCTTGGTCTCGCCACAGTGCttggaaaattataaattttgaaaacatatgtAGAATAAATACTCTTTTGCTATTCCAGATGTTTACAACTGTTAAGATATTAATGGGTCAAGTGTTGAACAACTTTTATGTGTTAATAATCAAGTTTACGGTTTTTGTAAGTATacactattaataaaaaaaaatatttcgtggtCTGTTTACCCGTATGATGATCACATTTACTATGTAATTTAAAtcttcaaacaaaaaagttaccgttttaaatattcttcatatttttacagAATAATAGTGTACTTTTGTTTGAAGTTCCAATGAAGTATATGGTACCGCTACTGCCCGCGCTGCTAGCGGAGATGGTGAACAGTGAAATAGACAAAATGAAACTATGCATCGTAAAGCAGCTGCTCGTGGTTCAAGGTACTTAtgtattctaatattataaaactgaagagtttgtttctttgctttAACGCGCTCATGTCAGAAACTACTGGTTCGACATGAAAAATTCATCAGTGTTATAAAAGATAATCATagcaaaggagatggccaaaaaacaTCCAGGATCGACAgaaacttcatatgtatgattggattcagtaggTATAATGTGGggattaaagaaaatatttaatataccacttaaaaaccatggggttctcttcttataactttttttggGGAAAAAAGCAGGCAGAGgctagtaattttgtattatttttacggCGTTTTTAGTTAAGACGATGCTAACGTAAAACCGTGATGATCTACAATATCTCAATTTTCAGGAGAAAATACCCGTGACGCTATAGAAGACACCATGATGTATTTTCAACAAAACCCTTTCAAGTACACAATATGGCGACTGTTCACGTTAGACATGAGGCTGATACTGAGCACCATCGGTCTCCTCACCACCTATACAGTGGCTTTAGTGCAGTTCACGCATTTCTTTGACTGATTTGTGAGCTgcacaagaaaaaatacattcatgTAATTTTAGTGGATGTTTCTTAGTAAATAATTATGGACGATAAACTTTGCACTAACAAATGTATAATAAGATCTAAGAGCAACATGCGATAGTGTTCTCCCTAGTTCTTCCCTAGTGTTCTCTCAAAAGTAATACTGCTGTGCGAAAAAGTCTAACACGCATTTATTTATAGCTCACttataaatatcaaaagttGAAGGTAATGTAAAGTGTTTCCATGATATTTATACTATCAAAAGTATAATTAATGCACTTGCGTgtattgataattttaaattaaaaatgacgtttTGGTATACCCCCATCTCGGAAAGGGTATTTTACTCTTCGACATCTAAGTGTAAAAAATGATTGTATCCTCTAGATCTAGAGCGacaaagtaaattgaatttCGAATGTCATGGCTGTACTCAGAAATTATATCAGTATACTGGGCAGTATTCGTGACGTCACAAATCGACGCCATATTGCACTGGAGTGCCACCGTGAGACAAGTTGACGTGACGTCCCGAGCACTAGCTTTGGAACACCACCGATGTCATCAACCTTTTTGAATTCAGAAAAACTCAAGCTCGAAACCTTCTTGCATTATgtactttttcatttatttgcttaGCGCGTgccatatttctttttttttcgcttatgtttgatgaaaagttatgttttgcgctcgagtgcaaagattttttcaCCTTGTGCACTTTGGATTGCCTCGCTATtgatatctatttattttatgattttagaatccttcgcatGCTCGATCAACAAAATTGAGAAAGCATCTTTGCACTctcgtaaaacaaacaactatttttgttttggtttcgTTCTACCTTTAAAAAAGTTTCCATATAATCGTAATGTAATTTATCGATTAGGCTAAtggtttgtacctatgtataatgcTATGATATGATGATATCGGTGAACAAGGAAACTACACCAGTGTTATTGTTTCTATTGCTCAGTAATATCGTCGAAAAGTATTTTATACAGAACGATGTCTATAATACAAGcagatatatttacaaaaattataatcgCCATTCGGCTTATCTGTGGCTTTTATTGCAAAATCAGTACAAATAAAGTAGTTAATGCATTAGTGAGGGCTTACTGTGTATCTATTGCTACTTcagttattgttataataatatatgaatGGTTTATCGGCTTAGATCGGTCGGCGGTAAGGATTTTAGTGTTATCTTCCACTTTATACTctctaaatatatttatagatttCTGTTCAAATCGCGAAAACTTCATGCTATTCGTAAAGTATATAAGACAACCTATTTCACAAGATATGCAGTTGGTTGTTAACACACCAATCACAGCGATTTTGTTAATATCTACGTTATGTTTAAGAGTGTTTTCACATGTAAAATATCAATATGATAATGGTATCTGGTTCGCTTTCATTTCCGAGGAGACATTGATGCTAGTACTCGATATTCTCCAATATGTTTCAATCTCACAAAAAATGATGATGTTTGAATTACTCTGGCGTAAGATGGCAGCACTTCGCAATCACCTAGAGCGAGacttaggcgattatcacactgccccgcatgatgcagcgtagtgcgtggatgcgtttttttccgttgtatggaaatatctccgtttgtatggaaaacacgcatagtccaacacactgaaaatgcatccacgcgcgttcatgcggatcacgcacatacatgcggagaaaaacgcacccccgcgcgttggtgcggggcgaaacgcaaggtatggcacactgatcccgcagtgacgcgcgtgattttgaatgggcgtgacgtgtatatttgaaaatggaagccgccgtgcgtgaatttacaaaacgcacctacgcgcgtgagtgcgtgaaaaacccgcacgatgttgcagatctgcactcccgcaggaacgcgcgtaggtgcgtcgacacgcaagatgcagcgtgatgcggggcagtgtgaagatcaccttatcTAGCGCACGAAGATATGAAACAAGAGAAGATcttttgaagaataaattaaaggCCTGCGTGAATATATATAACAACATACTGAACTCGACCCGAAAGATCGATGCGCAGACGAAATTTCtggtaattaattgtaaatCTATCAAATTTTAAGCTAGCGTCTGAATAAATTCAAagcttagttttaatattagcTACCTATAAAGTGACTAACCAAAAAGACCGTCAACAGTTCTTTGccgtcactgtcacacaaagGCTTAACCACGAGACTGAAGTAGTTTACTTATAGTTGATATTCTATTTAGATATTCAGTTAATGCTACGAAAGTAATAAATTgtgtaaacataatttaatacttaaaactaCGTTTTTGCTATTCCAGATGTTAAcaactgtaataatatttatagttcaGGTGTTGAACCATTTAAGTGTATTCATCAGCAGGTTTTCGGAATTTGTAAGTATATACAAAAttgattacattaaaaaataataacttcgtGATCTGTTCATTTGAACTGTACTTATAGTTTTAATCTTTGAAGTACTGTTCATATTCTTCGTATATGTACTTACAGAATCATAGTGTGATTATATTGGAAGTGCCACTGAAGATCATAATATCGTTATCGCCCGCGCTGCTAGCAGAGATGGTGAACAGTGAAATAGACAAAATGAAACTGTGCATAATAAAGCAGTTGCTTGTGGTTCGaggtacttatattttgtatttttaataaaaaaaatgtattacataTTTACGAATGATCTTCAAAGCTGACCGAAACGCATGCCCACCGCAGTGAGTATGGGCAAACACACTCATTTTGGGGAGATctttgtccagcagtgaacATTCAGTGGTTTTAACCACCTTTACATTAAAGTTTACAAATGTCACAATTTTCAGGAGAAAACACTCGTGACGCTATTGAAGACAGCATGATGTACTTCCATCACAATCCTTTCAAGTACACAATATGGCGACTGTTCACGTTAGACATGACGCTGATACTGAGCACCATCGGTCTCCTCACCACCTATACAGTGGCTATAGTGCAGTTCACGCATTTCTTGGATTAATCATTACGTTCTATTATAAACCTAAACAAAtcaaagtttgttaaaaatattattcatagcAACTTTGAGGAGCACCGTGTTATTAAGAAAAATGTGGTTATTATTATAAACGCATATTATGTCTTGTAGGTAAGAAAACACATTATGTTATAGTCTGTAGTTAACTGTATCCTCTTGATTGTCGCGAGTTCTGTGTCATACATctgaattcattattttatttattaacgtcTTACGATGAATGTATTTACTGAGTTCATAAAAGGTTcagatcaaaaatgtaatttacgTACCTAATGGGTAATTTACGATGTATATTATCAGTAAAATTATCACTAAGCATCAAAACTGAACAAAAGACCTTATCgcgaaataagtaggtaggtatagtctAAATATAAGCTTCATCATTCATGTAggtttatattttgtgtttttctgcACGATATAGAAATGTTCATTTAAGTAAATTACATTAAGTTCACAACTTGCGAGAATTACTTTTAGAAAATTCAAGGAAGTCTCAATTTTCCTTTAgatgtaaaattttaaaacaatatatgtattttctaagttaaTCGAAATGTAATAGgtgtgttttaaataaagattgcacataattgtatttttattgctcaTACATTGATATCTCTGCTTAAAACCTGATAAGTTATAGCCTATGTAACTAGAGATAGCGTAGggttcaaacagtgaaagatttttttaaatcggttcattagtttcggagcttttaaattataaacaaacgaAAAAGGTGTCTCTTTTATATTGGACTGAAATAGTGAAGGTGTGTACTATGCATATAGATTAGTACTTCTAACTACTACTTACTATATCTACGGATTATTTAGCCTATATATAAGCCAGCGAAGGTCAAGCCACCTAGTCCAACTTGTGGGCGGTTAtgggtaattatttttttcataataagcCGATTGTTATTGTACtataaataattgttgtttttataaagcGATGTATATTATAACGCCATTGGACAGTAGCTGTAGAACACAGCTCCGAACAAGATCCCAAGTCGGCGACGTATTTATTCTAAATTCTGTTGAAATATAAGTTtggcaaaattattaaaacaatgtcaataataaaatcaGGTGTATTAATGTACACTATAATGGTGTTTCGGCTTTTGTGTgggttatattttaaaattagtacaaataaaattatcacgTTGTTAGTGAGGGCTTACTGCCTGTTCATTGGCGCAACAATTGTTTTGGGTACGATAGTTTACATATCCCAGTTAGAAGCAATCCTGATTAGCATTCTTAATGTTGCAAACATCATTAATATTGTAACCGATTGCTTTTTCTATGGAGAAAACTTCACAGCGTTTCTACAAAAAATTACTAAACTGGATATATCCGGAAAGGAGGGAAGTATTGACACACCAGTCACAatgtttatattgttgtttactttatttgtaaGATTATGTAACCATATCAGATACTTGATTAATTATAATGTATCATTCGAGTTTATTTCTCCGTCGAGTTTTGTTTTGGGATCGGATCTTCTGCATTATGTTTCGATCATACCAAGAATTATGATGTTCGAGCTACTGTGGCGCCAGATGAGAAGGCTCCGTGAATGCGTACAGCATGATCTACCCAGCGCACAAAGGTTTGAAGCTAGAGAAGAACTCTTGAAGGATAAACTGAGGGCCTCCTTGAATACATACAAGAAAATACTAACCTCGATCCGAGAGATAGATACGGCCTCCAAAATACTGgtaaatcaacaaaaataaaaatcatttatttctacTACTTAAAATATTCCTAAGATTAATCAAACATAGAACAGTTGTACGTACTGTATGACTAACaacactaaaaaaaatctttttgccATGGGAACACTAGTAGTAACTCTTAACTTTTGCAGTCGCCTTTGTTACAATTAAGTAGTGTAATTCTTCCAATAGATTATAGAAAAATCCGTTGGTATAATAGACGTTTGTAAACGTGACTGCCACGTGAGTGTGAAGTCTCGGGCTCAAATCCCGTATAATATCAAAATGATATTAGGTACTATAATTACTCCGCCCAGTTTCAACTGGCCGATTTCCTACGAGAAAATCGCCTATGACCTCAAATCGGGtgacattattataatgttgCATTTGTCTCATACTAAAAACTGCTtcctcaaaaaaataaactgtttcaGATATTTACAAGTATTACGTCAGTATTGCCTCAAACATTGACTTCAATTCACGGGTATGCCTGTCATTACGTTGCTTTTGTAAGTATATACCTAATCCCTTTAAAACTGGAGAGtaatgtttttagggttccgtacccaaagggtaaaacgggaccctattgttttcgctcctctgtccgtccgtctgtcaccaggctgtatctcatgaactgtaatagttagagagctgaaattttcacagatgatgtattattgttgccgctgtctgaaaactagaataaaataaatattttgaagggcttccatacaacaaacgtgatttttttgtccgttttataaatcggtatggaacccttcgtgtgggaatccgactcgcatttggccggtttttttaaattaaatataattcttgCAGAAAGACActcttattttaattgaaactaCACTGAATTTCGTAGTGATGCTATCGCCCGCCCTGTTAGCTGAGATGGTGAACAGTGAAATAGATAAAATGAAACTATGTATCGTAAAGCAGTTACTCATATGtcaaggtattttatttttctaaaaatacgtCTCATACTTGTTTAAATAGCTAtttccaaataatgtttttttatttaattctgcaAAGTATGAAAATTAAGCATCTTAAGGAAATGTTTCAGGAGACATCAGTCGTGACGCTATAGAAGACGCCATGATGTATTTTCAACAAAACCCTTTCAAGTACACAATATGGCGACTGTTCACGTTAGACATGACGCTGATACTGAGCACCATCGGTCTCCTCACCACCTATACAGTGGCTTTAGTGCAGTTCACGCATATCCTTGATTAGTCACAGCAAGTCATTTAGCGTTAATAGAAGTTTTATGTGTGAAATATTGTATACAATTACTATTCCTTTGTGCCTTTTAACGCGCTCAGAACGATGACGTGAAATCACTATACGGCTAAATTCTaggtaattttaactttttcttgTTACtgccagagtaaaaaaaatgtgtgatcATTGTATTTTATGCACTACAATCATGGATACACATATTGATCCAACGTCTATTTATAACAATAGGCAATAAAGATGTTGTGTATCATTATAATTGTAACGTCCTAGTTTTGTATTGGAACACGTGGATTATGTACAATTATGTACAAGTTTGTTCATAGACAGTGGTTAAAATATACCAATTCTAGAATACACAGTGTGAGAAATTCAGTTCAGTCACATTGTTTTGTAGTCTTCTCGTAAACCAACTGCTATTTCTGTGTTTCTTATTtcgttatattatttgtaaatatggaTGTGCAAGCGACACCTGCATCCATTAAAACTATAATGTTAATTCGACTTCTATGCGGTTTTTACTGTGACATCAGTGCGAACAAAATAGTAAGGGCCTTAGTGCGAGTCTATTGTGTCGCCATCATCACGTTGGTAATGGCTTTTGGCATTTACTTGTGGAATGGGATCATTGGTATATCAagcaaaatacattttttatttattacaactccatacattacaagtatggttacaaatatttgtttccAAGGAGAGTACTTCTTAGAATTCTTGAATAAGATGGAAAATTTTAACCTGACACAccgttttttgtcgagtattaAAATTCCGAtctcatcattattttttgtttttgtatttcttcAAAGATTTCTTTTTCAAATGAAATTCACATTTGATGCCATTGGACTTCCGTTTCGTGGAGTACTAAGTCATACttcgtttattttaatactttccCTGATGAATTATACGGCagaattttcaatacatataatGTTTGAATTGCTATGGCACCGAATGGGAATGCTCCGCAAACGCCTTGAGCAGGACATTTCAACAGCACGAATATTACGAGATGGAGAGGAAAGCATTAGAGAAATTATAAGAACATGCATGAGAagatacactcagcggcacggaatttggcccaaacaaacacaagtagatatcagcccagatagctgttgtaaattctaatttcatatgacatattgtcagtaatttcgtatttgttaattaaaatacagaaaaatgtgtgtctgtttaacttttataacactagaagcagattccgttgttggaacacaaagcagaaagttaagtttaaattcagatagaaattgccgaagtactaagcatgttccaaaaaaaattaatgattatgatcgttttttgtttctcttttttcacaatttgatctgaaaattacccttactgcagctcaagttgctcaagtagtgttgctaagacgtcaagggcgtacgcagtggaagatggttgaaactttaagtgcaccgcgtataagtgaaagatatgcatagaaaatgcatgaccagactggcctttacacaagaagaccaaaaagtggggtgtaaggtgttcgtcggcgcacgacgactgatttatcgtacgtgcaataatgaaaaatcggtttctcactgcgttagagatacgccagcctttgcaaacagcaagagaagtcaacgtccgtaagtgcacaataagaagaaggatagaGGAACGGGATGTGCGTGCTCAAAggccaactcgaggcccggaactcctcccgcaccatcgcgtagccagacttaggtttgcaagagaacatgcaaattggacgcatgactaatggagtaaaattttatggaccgatgaatgcagagtcgtcctAAGAGCTCTAGACGGCCGTGAACGTGGATGGGGAAAGCGCGGacaatggtttcttcccaccactaccaagcaaacagtcggttttcatggtgggtccatcttggtttgtcgAGGcagaagttcagaagcccgtactgaattattggttgtcgaaagtcgtctgacaacagtgcggtatattaaAGAGATCCttctaaatcatgttttaccctgtcagggattcataggaagtgaagaatttcgtataatgcaggaccatgctcgacctcacacagctctttgagtaaccgattacttgttcgaggtcggtattcaaaaattggactggcctgcaagaaacccagccatgaatcctgtagaacatgtctggaacatgattaaaagacaggtccgagcaagtcgtaacTCACCACGGActttcagtgaactgaaaaccgcgctggtagctgcctgggaggagatctcccaggtggagataaaaaacacgatcaagagcatgccagatcgtatgcaagcattcatcagatcaagaggaagagaaaaatccattattaaaatttgataactttttgttttgttaaaaatgttgaatttaaaagtttatggtgattattgcggtaaaggactctgttttctaactcaattaaacttaatgaaaatcctcataattctgttgtctgttagtcattttctattggaaaattagtaaattaaacaattttaaaataaaaattctgatttttcatttatataatggttataaggcgaaaatgtgcttgggccaaattccgtgccgctgagtgtatcaACATTTACTGGAGACGGCTCGTGTGACTGATGGACCAGTGAAGCTTCTGGTagacacatttttattactgCTAGATGATTAGGTTAGATTGTCTAACAGGAACCTCAGGACAAATGTCATTCCATTTCGGGTTATTTCTAATTATAGTCCTCGGTGGCAGTTAACTTATCAATTATTATACAATCCGAGTAACATCCCAAGTTTACCAGGAATGGGTAAACTTGCCAAAAAGGGGTATAACTCAGCTATTCCTAGAAATTAAGCTCGGTGGTAAGGTTCTAAGTACAAGAATTTTATggcgcacacacacacatacaaacatggTGCAAAAAATCATCATTATTCGATttaaggtaggtactttttgacGGACGATCTATATAACAAGTCACTAACATTATATTCCTGTTGCAGACATTCATACGTGTAGTGATTTTCATTCCTCAAACGATATGTGACTCGTACTACTTCTTTTTAAGAAATCTTAATAGTgtaagtagtacctacctaatatttttcataattttggcCTTTTTTGTTCTATAGTAGTAAATTACTGTGGTGTACATATAAGTGCATACTGTACTGTATAAGTGTATACTGTACTTTAATAATTTGACTTG
The window above is part of the Helicoverpa armigera isolate CAAS_96S chromosome 3, ASM3070526v1, whole genome shotgun sequence genome. Proteins encoded here:
- the LOC126053771 gene encoding uncharacterized protein LOC126053771, producing MLTTVIIFIVQVLNHLSVFISRFSEFNHSVIILEVPLKIIISLSPALLAEMVNSEIDKMKLCIIKQLLVVRGENTRDAIEDSMMYFHHNPFKYTIWRLFTLDMTLILSTIGLLTTYTVAIVQFTHFLD